The following are from one region of the Rhinoraja longicauda isolate Sanriku21f chromosome 3, sRhiLon1.1, whole genome shotgun sequence genome:
- the LOC144592369 gene encoding uncharacterized protein LOC144592369: MPISSGAEGHAGVGVDTSIKWLPDAGEVMLHFPRRRNPSYLQRYLDTRLIARRKWISGNELKVTPEKHSIQAISIQEAACKGNRTANSSEQKIDEGEKSDCKEVQDKIRSATLVNKKNSQNTLSNSSFCAVL; encoded by the exons ATGCCGATCTCCTCAGGAGCTGAAGGACACGCGGGCGTGGGAGTAGACACATCCATAAAATGGCTGCCTGATGCAGGTGAAGTTATGCTTCACTTTCCCAGAAGAAGGAACCCTTCGTATTTGCAGAG ATATTTGGATACCCGGCTGATCGCCAGAAGGAAATGGATATCAGGCAATGAGCTG AAAGTAACACCAGAGAAGCATTCAATACAAGCAATCAGCATCCAAGAAGCAGCGTGTAAAGGAAACAGAACAGCAAACAGCAGTGAACAAAAGATAGATGAAG GTGAAAAGTCTGATTGCAAAGAAGTCCAGGATAAAATAAGATCAGCCACATTAGTGAACAAGAAAAACTCCCAAAACACACTCTCAAATTCATCCTTCTGTGCAGTCCTGTAG